The following proteins come from a genomic window of Candidatus Rokuibacteriota bacterium:
- a CDS encoding gamma carbonic anhydrase family protein, producing the protein MLMIHAYKGVVPKLHPTAFVEASAQVIGDVELAEEVGVWFTSVIRGDVNFIRIGRGSNIQDGTVIHVNRRGTPAVIEEYVTVGHGVRLHGCHIKSHCLIGIGAVVLDGAVLEEECLVAAGAVVAPGTQVPRGSLLMGAPARVKRQVTEADLDLIHRSARNYVALAAEYKAAQGA; encoded by the coding sequence ATGTTGATGATCCACGCGTACAAGGGTGTCGTCCCCAAGCTGCACCCGACGGCCTTCGTCGAGGCCTCGGCGCAGGTCATCGGCGACGTCGAGCTGGCGGAGGAGGTCGGGGTCTGGTTCACCTCCGTGATCCGCGGCGACGTGAACTTCATCCGGATCGGGCGCGGGAGCAATATCCAGGACGGCACGGTGATCCACGTCAACCGTCGCGGCACGCCCGCCGTCATCGAGGAGTACGTGACGGTGGGCCACGGGGTGCGCCTGCACGGCTGTCATATCAAGTCCCACTGCCTCATCGGGATCGGCGCGGTGGTTCTGGACGGCGCCGTGCTCGAGGAGGAGTGCCTGGTGGCGGCGGGCGCCGTAGTCGCTCCGGGGACGCAGGTCCCGCGGGGGAGCCTCCTCATGGGGGCCCCCGCGCGCGTGAAGCGCCAGGTGACGGAGGCGGACCTCGACCTGATCCATCGCTCGGCCAGGAACTACGTGGCGCTGGCCG
- a CDS encoding Uma2 family endonuclease, with amino-acid sequence MPIDAREQPPAGRIVLTYEDYCALPDDGRRYEILDGELSMTPSPSVAHQRFAANLLVSLKPFVTARGLGEVFIAPFDVILEETSVVVPDLLFVAEGRSGIVTDRGVRGAPDLIVEILSPGTARRDRVEKAKLYARHGVRQYWLADPETRVLEVYELGEGQYRRAASLADDDSFSPSLFPGLSIPLASLWG; translated from the coding sequence ATGCCCATCGACGCGCGCGAACAGCCCCCCGCGGGGCGCATCGTCCTCACCTACGAGGATTATTGCGCGCTGCCGGACGACGGCCGCCGGTACGAGATCCTGGACGGAGAGCTCTCCATGACGCCCTCGCCGAGTGTCGCCCATCAGCGGTTCGCCGCCAACTTGCTTGTCTCTCTCAAGCCCTTCGTGACCGCCCGTGGACTCGGCGAGGTCTTCATCGCCCCGTTCGACGTCATCCTCGAGGAGACCTCCGTGGTCGTGCCGGACCTGCTGTTCGTCGCCGAGGGGCGCTCTGGGATCGTCACCGATCGGGGGGTCCGGGGCGCCCCGGATCTGATCGTGGAGATCCTGTCTCCGGGTACGGCTCGCCGTGACCGGGTCGAGAAGGCAAAGCTCTACGCCCGGCACGGCGTGCGTCAGTACTGGCTGGCTGATCCCGAGACAAGGGTTCTGGAGGTCTACGAGCTGGGTGAAGGGCAGTATCGCCGGGCGGCGAGCCTGGCGGACGACGACAGCTTCTCGCCCTCCCTGTTCCCGGGCCTCAGCATCCCGCTCGCGTCCCTCTGGGGCTAG